A genomic window from Prunus persica cultivar Lovell chromosome G2, Prunus_persica_NCBIv2, whole genome shotgun sequence includes:
- the LOC109947331 gene encoding uncharacterized protein LOC109947331 — MATSNAASQPNQDTTINPTSTLTLNQTMPMSNPSHFLSLKLTPTNFLLWKTQFEPILISHDLEGLIDRTDTAPPSTVGEGNTSQSNPEFISWRKRDQMLRSWIIASLTEDVMPHIVGTSTSSQAWKALTQAFGSRTNTRLLQLHTQLQNFSKGDLPVATYFQKAKLIADQLAATGKPLDTNEFNAIIFHNLGSDYSDMVTAMSTKLSPISYSELHSLLVSHEIRLQEKATYSTILPSANLVYKG, encoded by the coding sequence ATGGCTACATCAAATGCTGCATCTCAACCTAATCAAGATACAACCATCAATCCCACTTCCACACTCACTCTCAATCAAACAATGCCAATGAGTAATCCTTCACACTTTCTTTCCCTTAAGCTCACCCCCACCAATTTTCTATTATGGAAGACACAATTTGAGCCAATTCTAATTTCTCATGACCTTGAAGGTCTCATCGATCGAACTGACACTGCACCACCATCTACAGTAGGTGAGGGCAATACCTCTCAGTCCAACCCAGAGTTTATTTCTTGGCGCAAACGTGACCAAATGCTTCGCAGCTGGATTATTGCATCCTTAACTGAAGATGTTATGCCTCACATAGTAGGCACCTCCACCTCCTCTCAAGCTTGGAAAGCTCTCACACAAGCTTTTGGATCTCGTACGAATACCCGACTCCTTCAGTTACATACTCAACttcaaaatttctcaaaaggCGATCTACCAGTAGCGACTTATTTTCAAAAGGCCAAACTCATAGCCGATCAACTTGCAGCCACAGGAAAACCCCTTGATACCAATGAGTTCAATGCTATTATCTTCCACAATCTAGGCAGCGATTACAGTGATATGGTCACTGCCATGTCTACCAAACTCAGTCCCATCTCTTATTCAGAACTCCATAGCCTACTTGTGAGTCATGAAATTCGTCTTCAAGAGAAGGCAACTTACTCCACCATTCTTCCTTCTGCTAATCTGGTGTACAAAGGCTAA